The Edaphobacter flagellatus sequence AAGGGGCGCAGATAATCTGCGCCCCTTTTCCACTTTAATACTTCCCGATACTATCGAGTAACAATCACCTCACGAAGACTATCTTTCGCAAGAAAAAATCTATAGGAACTAAAGTCCTGTAAAAGATTTTCAATCTTGCGATTGCTATAAATTTGCACAACGGGATAACTTCCGGCCTTTTGAATATCGACCACTTCGGTATCCGTCAAGTGATATCGGCAAAAGGGCGTTCCCGGTTCTGATGTTGCATGAAAAAAAGCCAGCATCAACCCACCAGGCTCTATGACTTCGTGCAAGCGCGAGAAGATAGGTACGACTAGTTGTTCCGGAAGAAAGTCTGCTGTATCCCACAAGATTACGACGTCAAATTTACGCCCCGAGAAGCTCAAATTTGTTTCAAGAAACTTCTCGACATCAAAACCTGCCTCATGTTCTTCCGTTCCAGCTACAATCCACTCTGGCTTAAGAGCTTCTTCAACCAGATTTGCCATATAAATACTGTGGCCAAGGC is a genomic window containing:
- a CDS encoding class I SAM-dependent methyltransferase → MRNLFGGGESTGGNRANAGRVPRHSSGWKELQKHLKSQESLRILDIGPTSSTNINYITSLGHSIYMANLVEEALKPEWIVAGTEEHEAGFDVEKFLETNLSFSGRKFDVVILWDTADFLPEQLVVPIFSRLHEVIEPGGLMLAFFHATSEPGTPFCRYHLTDTEVVDIQKAGSYPVVQIYSNRKIENLLQDFSSYRFFLAKDSLREVIVTR